A single region of the Camelus dromedarius isolate mCamDro1 chromosome 21, mCamDro1.pat, whole genome shotgun sequence genome encodes:
- the TAF1A gene encoding TATA box-binding protein-associated factor RNA polymerase I subunit A, whose protein sequence is MSDFSEELVRPTTEDEQGETCVLSGTGMCFPWLQKHIETVATGGKREKDFAQTTSACLSFIQEALLKHQWQQAAEYMHSYLQILEDSDSNKRQGAPEIIWRLGSEILYYHPKSSLETFNTFADRMKNIGVMNYLKISLQHALYLLHHGLLEDANRNLSQAETWRYGEKSSSKEVLINLIQAYKGLLQYYTWSKKKMELSQLDEDDYAYNTASQNMLNHSWKTSINLCALIQIPGVWDPFVKSYVEMLEFYGDQDGAREVLTNYAYDEKFPSNPNAHIYLYGFLKRERAPREKLISVLKILYQIVPSHKLMLEFHRLLRKSEKEEHHKLGLEVLFGVLDFAGCTKNITAWKYLAKYLRQTLMGSHLAWVQEEWNSRKNWWPRFHFSYFWAKSDWKDDKTLACEKALVAGILLGKGCRYFRYVKKQDHQVLQKKIKQMKKSVKKYSIVNPGL, encoded by the exons CAactggaggaaagagggagaaggatTTTGCTCAGACAACAAGTGCTTGTTTAAGTTTTATCCAAGAAGCTCTGCTGAAGCACCAGTGGCAGCAAGCTGCGGAATACATGCACAGTTACTTGCAGATCTTGGAAGATTCAGATAGCAACAAAAGGCAGGGCGCGCCCGAG ATTATTTGGAGGCTTGGAAGTGAAATTTTGTATTATCACCCCAAAAGCAGTCTGGAGACTTTCAATACCTTTGCAGACCGGATGAAAAATATTGGTGTCATGAATTACTTGAAG ATCTCCTTACAGCATGCATTATACCTTCTGCACCATGGGTTGCTTGAGGACGCGAACAGAAATCTCAGCCAGGCGGAGACGTGGAGATACGGTGAAAAGTCCTCTTCCAAGGAAGTGTTAATCAACCTTATTCAGGCCTATAAAGGGCTTTTGCAGTATTATACTTGGTCTAAAAAGAAGATGGAATTGTCTCAGCTCG ATGAAGATGATTATGCTTATAATACAGCATCCCAGAATATGCTCAACCACAGCTGGAAGACATCTATAAACCTTTGTGCACTGATTCAAATTCCTGGAGTTTGGGACCCTTTTGTGAAGAGTTATGTAGAG ATGCTGGAGTTCTACGGGGATCAAGATGGAGCCCGAGAGGTGCTCACCAATTACGCCTATGATGAGAAGTTCCCATCCAATCCAAATGCTCATATCTACTTGTATGGCTTCCTAAAGAGAGAGAGGGCACCAAGAGAGAAACTGATAAGTGTGCTTAAG ATTTTGTATCAGATTGTACCATCTCATAAACTGATGTTAGAATTCCATAGATTACTGAGAAAATCAG AGAAGGAAGAACACCATAAACTGGGGTTGGAGGTGTTATTTGGAGTCTTGGATTTTGCTGGATGCACTAAAAACATAACTGCTTGGAAGTATTTGGCAAAATATCTCAGACAGACTTTAATGGG gagtCATCTTGCCTGGGTTCAAGAAGAGTGGAACTCCAGGAAAAACTGGTGGCCAAGGTTTCACTTCAGTTACTTTTGGGCAAAAAGTGATTGGAAGGATGATAAAACTTTGGCTTGTGAGAAAGCTTTGGTAGCTGGGATATTGTTAGGAAAAg gttgtAGATATTTTCGGTATGTTAAAAAACAAGATCACCAAGtcttacagaagaaaattaaGCAGATGAAGAAATCAGTGAAAAAGTACAGCATTGTCAATCCAGGCCTCTGA